The region ACCAGCTGCTGGCAGAGGCTGACCGAACCGCAGCCGACGGCGATCCGCTCCGTGCCGACGCCCAGCTCCGTGGCCAGCCGCTCGGTGAGCGCGACCGCCGCGAGGTCCGGGTAGCGGTTGCCCCCGGCGGCGGCCTCGGCGATGGCGGCCAGCACCGCCGCCGGCGGCGGGATCGGCACCTCGTTGCTCGCCAGCTTGATCGCCCCGGGCACGGCGCGGCCGGGCACGTAGGCGGGCAGGCTGTCGAGGTCGGGGCGGATCGACGTCATGTCCGTCACGGTAGACGGCCCCGGCCCGCCGTCGGACCACCGAGGTGGAAGGCTGCGCGCATGACCGAGATCCGCACCGAGACCGTCCCGCTGGTCGACGGCAGTGAACTCCGGCTCACCGTCGCCCAGCCCGACGGCCCGGTGCGCGGCGGCGTCGTCGTGCTCCACGAGGCACGGGGTGTCACCGACGCCGTGCGTCGCCTCGTGTCGGGCATCGCGGGAGACGGTTGGCTCACCGTTGCGCCGCACCTGTACCACCGCGACGGCGCCGACGAGCTGCACGCGAGCGACGAGCAGGTCGCCGACCAGGTCCGCCGGCTCGACGGCGAGCAGGTCATGGCGGACACCGACACCGCGTTCGGCTGGCTCGTCGAGCACGACGTCACCCCGGACCGGATGGGCGTCATCGGCTTCGACCTGGGCGGCACCGTCGCGCTGCTCGTGGCGGCGAGCCGGACCCTGGGCGCCGCGGTGACCGTCGGCGGGACCGGGACCACCGAGCCGCTGTCGGACTCCTTCCCGTCGCTCG is a window of Pseudonocardia sp. T1-2H DNA encoding:
- a CDS encoding dienelactone hydrolase family protein, giving the protein MTEIRTETVPLVDGSELRLTVAQPDGPVRGGVVVLHEARGVTDAVRRLVSGIAGDGWLTVAPHLYHRDGADELHASDEQVADQVRRLDGEQVMADTDTAFGWLVEHDVTPDRMGVIGFDLGGTVALLVAASRTLGAAVTVGGTGTTEPLSDSFPSLVSAAAEVTCPWLGIYGEPADGSEDPALEQLKDAADGAGVATNLVIYPGSGHRFDSEPGSAGDAWQRMLNWFDSHLR